A window of the Canis lupus baileyi chromosome 1, mCanLup2.hap1, whole genome shotgun sequence genome harbors these coding sequences:
- the PLN gene encoding phospholamban produces the protein MDKVQYLTRSAIRRASTIEMPQQARQNLQNLFINFCLILICLLLICIIVMLL, from the coding sequence ATGGATAAAGTCCAATACCTCACTCGCTCTGCTATTAGAAGAGCTTCAACCATTGAAATGCCTCAACAAGCACGTCAAAATCTTCAGAACCTATTTATAAATTTCTGTCTCATTTTAATATGTCTCTTGTTGATCTGCATCATTGTGATGCTTCTCTGA